From one Anopheles bellator chromosome 1, idAnoBellAS_SP24_06.2, whole genome shotgun sequence genomic stretch:
- the LOC131215761 gene encoding uncharacterized protein LOC131215761 — protein MSSVTVVALTLALVCLWARESSCSGAMYGAKAAPKPHDESKPDKRVGIYPTTPNAGKDCSSSESEEHHAPSDDHYGHSSRKFHDCYYGHLPLSLCVQLPADVPMKFSKHVMQQMVNSLMRNSHVHHDEVPCKTPKKPSHGKPCHHSHESGETKVNGELKKPCPKDPYQQPPCKVCRETHEHKPHDYKKYSHPVFGKPLEHGKKPCGCSAESYDHPPKKDYPGYPGSGEFHQPKKACEHKKPCSCSVESYEPPKKDYPRFPASGESYHLKKPCEHKKPCSCSAESSPPVFPASGESYHLKKPCEHKKPCSCSAESYELPKKDYPGFPSSGESYHLKKPCDHKKPCSCSVESFVSPKKPYSFPCSHESAGSHDHPKKPYQPYPKEYSSGESYKPDYSTPQVYNAPKKPCGAHPEPPYYKSTTPAPHPTAYPTPRSTAHPVPYRTTCTAGHYTPYTEPPRYPSMSYNSPSYPKPTYEHNRYDRKDCDSPSTYPKPPYHFDQQPRQNY, from the coding sequence ATGAGTAGTGTTACGGTTGTGGCGCTAACGCTGGCCCTCGTTTGCCTCTGGGCACGCGAGTCAAGCTGCAGCGGGGCGATGTACGGAGCTAAGGCAGCGCCCAAGCCGCACGATGAATCGAAGCCTGACAAGCGAGTGGGCATCTACCCGACTACCCCGAACGCCGGAAAGGACTGCTCTTCAAGCGAAAGTGAAGAGCACCACGCTCCATCGGACGATCACTACGGTCACTCGTCCCGGAAGTTCCACGATTGTTACTACGGACACCTGCCGCTCTCGCTGTGCGTCCAGTTGCCCGCGGATGTCCCGATGAAGTTCTCGAAGCACGTGATGCAACAGATGGTGAACTCGCTCATGAGGAATTCCCACGTGCACCACGACGAGGTACCGTGCAAAACACCCAAGAAGCCTTCCCACGGTAAGCCCTGCCATCATTCGCACGAGTCGGGCGAGACGAAAGTCAACGGCGAACTGAAGAAACCATGCCCCAAGGATCCGTACCAGCAGCCTCCGTGCAAGGTTTGCCGCGAGACTCACGAACATAAGCCACACGATTATAAGAAATACTCTCACCCCGTCTTCGGGAAGCCATTGGAGCACGGCAAAAAGCCTTGCGGTTGTTCCGCCGAGTCGTACGACCACCCGCCCAAGAAGGACTATCCCGGTTACCCGGGTTCGGGAGAATTCCATCAGCCTAAGAAAGCGTGCGAACACAAGAAACCCTGCAGTTGTTCCGTCGAGTCATACGAACCGCCCAAGAAGGACTATCCCAGGTTCCCGGCGTCGGGAGAATCTTATCACCTGAAGAAACCTTGCGAACACAAAAAGCCCTGCAGTTGTTCGGCCGAATCGTCGCCGCCCGTGTTCCCGGCGTCGGGAGAATCTTATCATCTGAAGAAACCTTGtgaacacaaaaaaccctGCAGTTGTTCCGCCGAGTCGTACGAACTGCCCAAAAAGGACTATCCCGGCTTCCCGTCTTCGGGAGAATCTTATCACCTGAAGAAACCGTGCGATCATAAGAAACCCTGCAGCTGTTCGGTGGAGTCCTTTGTGTCCCCGAAGAAGCCGTACTCCTTCCCCTGCTCCCACGAGTCTGCTGGCTCCCATGACCACCCGAAGAAACCGTACCAGCCATACCCGAAGGAGTACTCGTCGGGTGAAAGCTACAAGCCGGACTACTCCACGCCGCAGGTATACAACGCCCCCAAGAAGCCGTGCGGCGCCCACCCTGAACCGCCCTACTACAAGAGCACCACTCCCGCTCCTCATCCAACAGCCTACCCTACGCCGCGCTCCACGGCTCATCCCGTTCCGTATCGAACGACCTGTACGGCCGGACACTACACCCCATACACTGAACCTCCACGCTATCCATCCATGTCGTACAATTCACCCAGCTACCCTAAGCCAACGTACGAACACAATCGCTACGACCGCAAGGACTGCGATTCCCCATCGACCTATCCCAAACCACCGTACCACTTTGACCAGCAGCCGCGCCAAAATTACTAG
- the LOC131215763 gene encoding LIM/homeobox protein Awh-like, which yields MKTEYKACGGCAEQITDRYIFEVNGGSWHGSCLRCAVCCCPLERQASCYLRDGDVYCKMDYVKKFKTSCAKCSRPISATDWVRRAREHVFHLACFACDSCGRQLSTGEQFAICEDRVLCKTHYMELIDDGTGSSEDGCDADGSGKNKTKRIRTTFTEEQIQVLQANFQIDSNPDGQDLERIALATGLSKRVTQVWFQNSRARQKKHVHVPRAQDLFHGMRSDLNNNNSCSSSSTNSSDGSVHHLTSLNLPEDCVLRKTPIFNSHGFINLVV from the exons ATGAAG ACGGAGTACAAGGCTTGCGGTGGCTGCGCCGAGCAGATAACCGATCGTTACATATTCGAAGTGAACGGTGGCTCCTGGCACGGGTCCTGCCTGCGGTGTGCCGTTTGCTGCTGTCCGCTGGAGCGGCAGGCTTCTTGCTATCTGCGCGACGGCGACGTTTACTGCAAAATGGACTACGTCAA AAAGTTTAAAACGAGCTGCGCCAAGTGTTCGCGGCCCATTTCGGCCACCGACTGGGTGCGACGGGCCCGTGAGCACGTGTTCCACTTGGCGTGCTTCGCGTGCGACTCCTGCGGTCGGCAGCTTTCGACCGGCGAGCAGTTCGCGATCTGCGAGGATCGGGTGCTGTGCAAAACGCACTACATGGAGCTGATCGACGACGGGACGGGCTCGAGCGAGGATGGCTGCGATGCGGACGGCAGCGGGAAGAACAAAACGAAGCGTATCCGGACCACGTTCACCGAGGAGCAGATCCAGGTGCTGCAGGCTAACTTCCAGATCGACAGCAACCCGGACGGACAGGACCTGGAGCGGATTGCGCTGGCCACGGGCCTCAGCAAACGGGTGACGCAGGTGTGGTTCCAGAACTCCCGGGCCCGCCAGAAAAAGCACGTCCATG TTCCCCGCGCTCAGGATCTGTTCCATGGGATGCGCTCGGatctgaacaacaacaacagttgcagcagcagcagcaccaacagcagcgacGGATCGGTCCACCATCTGACCAGCCTGAATCTGCCGGAAGACTGTGTCCTGCGCAAGACGCCCATCTTCAACTCGCACGGCTTCATCAATCTCGTGGTGTGA